One Streptomyces sp. B21-105 genomic region harbors:
- a CDS encoding helix-turn-helix transcriptional regulator codes for MARPPALKLAEVLAEIRMSPSAFYRLRARGQAPRMIKLPNGELRCRRVDLDAWWEACERDTPEWR; via the coding sequence CCTGCGCTCAAACTCGCCGAGGTCCTGGCGGAAATCCGAATGAGCCCGTCAGCGTTCTACCGCTTGCGCGCTCGTGGTCAAGCGCCCCGAATGATCAAACTTCCGAATGGTGAACTCCGCTGCCGCCGCGTCGATCTAGACGCGTGGTGGGAAGCGTGTGAGAGGGATACGCCTGAATGGCGATGA